The Cellulomonas wangleii genome includes a region encoding these proteins:
- a CDS encoding YeiH family protein: MPEADRPVPGREPTPRGVPVAPWRARAPGIAVALGLGAAGAALGSAVPLLGGAVLALAMGVALREVLARGPVAWAHALEPGARTCSTFALQAAVVLLGFGLSLGQVARTGGAALPVMLVTLTVVLVLAVLLGRRLGLDSDTRTLIGVGTGICGASAIAATSAVIRASQTTIATAMATIFTFNALGAITFPLLGEAMGLSQEGFGTWAGTAVNDTSSVVAAATAYGALALETAVVVKLTRTLAIVPVTLALAVRQARRDRAAAHATGGGTPWTRLVPPFLVLFLVASAVTTLGWFPAAWEAGADTGAHALTAVALAGVGLLTPVDALRRAGWRPLALGGALSLAVAATSLGMQAVTGLL, translated from the coding sequence GTGCCGGAAGCCGACCGTCCCGTGCCCGGCCGCGAGCCCACCCCGCGCGGCGTGCCCGTCGCACCCTGGCGCGCGCGTGCGCCGGGCATCGCCGTGGCCCTGGGTCTCGGCGCGGCGGGGGCCGCCCTGGGGTCGGCGGTGCCGCTGCTCGGCGGCGCCGTGCTGGCGCTGGCGATGGGTGTGGCGCTGCGCGAGGTGCTGGCCCGCGGACCGGTCGCGTGGGCGCACGCGCTGGAGCCCGGGGCCCGCACGTGCTCCACGTTCGCGCTGCAGGCGGCGGTGGTGCTGCTGGGGTTCGGGCTCTCGCTGGGTCAGGTCGCGCGGACCGGGGGAGCGGCGCTGCCCGTGATGCTCGTGACGCTCACGGTCGTGCTGGTCCTGGCGGTGCTGCTCGGTCGCCGCCTCGGCCTGGACTCCGACACCCGCACCCTCATCGGTGTCGGCACGGGCATCTGCGGGGCGTCGGCCATCGCGGCGACCAGTGCCGTGATCCGGGCGTCGCAGACGACCATCGCGACGGCCATGGCGACGATCTTCACGTTCAACGCGCTCGGCGCGATCACGTTCCCGCTGCTGGGTGAGGCGATGGGGCTGTCGCAGGAGGGGTTCGGGACGTGGGCGGGCACCGCCGTCAACGACACGTCCTCGGTCGTCGCCGCGGCCACGGCCTACGGCGCGCTCGCGCTCGAGACGGCCGTCGTCGTCAAGCTCACCCGCACCCTGGCGATCGTGCCGGTGACGCTCGCGCTGGCGGTGCGGCAGGCGCGGCGGGACCGCGCGGCGGCGCACGCCACCGGCGGTGGGACGCCGTGGACCCGGCTCGTCCCGCCGTTCCTCGTGCTCTTCCTGGTCGCGTCGGCCGTCACGACGCTCGGCTGGTTCCCCGCCGCGTGGGAGGCCGGGGCCGACACCGGGGCACACGCCCTGACCGCGGTCGCACTGGCGGGCGTCGGGCTGCTCACGCCCGTCGACGCACTGCGCCGCGCCGGCTGGCGGCCGCTCGCGCTGGGCGGTGCGCTGTCACTCGCCGTGGCGGCGACCAGCCTCGGGATGCAGGCGGTCACCGGCCTGCTGTGA
- a CDS encoding COG1470 family protein, protein MHRTRTADLPRTSRPAGATVLLTALVAALLAALLAALVAVAWPTAATAAAEVAPTPAQPDDTVTWTVQPATAEGPDDRISLRHVLDPGASVAEHVTITNLGETAATFAVYAGDGVLSDSGYFDLPPTGTPPRDGGSWVALGTVEGAQAQEDGTLLVSLDAGAAVTVPLTITVPADARPGDHPAGVVAELVAGDDLRLAARNGVRLHLRVTGDIEAGLAPTDVTTRWEPSWNPFAPGTVHVSYRVENTGDVRLAARAVTTLAGPFGVAAAEDRTEVREVLPGQQVLVEAAVPVWPVVRVTGHVDTRPWVVGEDVVDAALRTGSAQVTVWTVPWTQLALLVLVVGGVLGVRWWRRRSAATLQARIDAAVAAARDPEPVGSQQAGDRLHPEAGRRHGE, encoded by the coding sequence ATGCACCGCACGCGCACGGCCGACCTGCCCCGCACCTCCCGGCCCGCCGGCGCCACCGTGCTGCTCACCGCGCTGGTCGCTGCACTGCTCGCTGCACTGCTCGCTGCGCTGGTCGCCGTGGCCTGGCCGACCGCGGCGACGGCGGCGGCCGAGGTCGCGCCGACGCCGGCGCAGCCCGACGACACCGTGACGTGGACGGTCCAGCCGGCGACCGCGGAGGGCCCCGACGACCGCATCTCGCTGCGGCACGTCCTGGACCCCGGCGCGTCGGTGGCCGAGCACGTGACGATCACCAACCTCGGTGAGACCGCCGCGACGTTCGCCGTCTACGCCGGGGACGGGGTGCTGTCCGACAGCGGGTACTTCGACCTGCCGCCGACCGGGACCCCGCCCCGCGACGGCGGGTCGTGGGTCGCCCTCGGCACCGTCGAGGGCGCGCAGGCCCAGGAGGACGGCACGCTCCTCGTCTCGCTCGACGCCGGCGCCGCCGTGACCGTGCCCCTGACGATCACCGTGCCCGCCGACGCCCGACCCGGTGACCACCCGGCCGGCGTCGTGGCCGAGCTCGTCGCCGGCGACGACCTGCGTCTCGCGGCGCGCAACGGCGTGCGGCTGCACCTGCGCGTCACGGGCGACATCGAGGCGGGGCTGGCCCCCACCGACGTCACGACACGGTGGGAGCCGTCGTGGAACCCCTTCGCCCCGGGCACGGTCCACGTGAGCTACCGGGTCGAGAACACCGGCGACGTCCGCCTCGCGGCCCGCGCCGTGACCACGCTGGCCGGCCCGTTCGGCGTCGCCGCCGCGGAGGACCGCACCGAGGTCCGCGAGGTGCTGCCCGGTCAGCAGGTGCTCGTCGAGGCGGCCGTCCCGGTCTGGCCGGTGGTGCGCGTCACCGGGCACGTCGACACCCGCCCGTGGGTGGTGGGCGAGGACGTCGTCGACGCCGCGCTGCGCACCGGGTCCGCGCAGGTCACCGTGTGGACGGTGCCGTGGACGCAGCTCGCGCTGCTGGTGCTCGTCGTGGGTGGCGTGCTCGGGGTGCGGTGGTGGCGCCGGCGGTCCGCCGCGACCCTGCAGGCGCGGATCGACGCGGCGGTGGCCGCCGCCCGCGACCCCGAGCCGGTCGGGTCACAGCAGGCCGGTGACCGCCTGCATCCCGAGGCTGGTCGCCGCCACGGCGAGTGA
- a CDS encoding alpha/beta hydrolase, with translation MAPPAAAAEGVAPDPWVSVTPEGYYRFTAPQAVVHELVGGTPQVVELQGNIGPAGTWSDLAMDPSGTDYPTQVGILDPGLYYYQYTATFPDRTKKSFRNPDTPVTIASKPTWSTFFVPGPSVQWMADVPNGGAVTELTWESPVSGDERTSLVWTPPGYDAEREDAYPVLHLLADTGQSADEWTELGRARQVLDNLAAEGDLTPMVVVMSQIGGSDPGADLLDGVAAATRDAYHVSQEDQALAGIGAGAQQALTVLRTDPGVFREVASFSGRLTGSISATTAREINEGTDRLRVYVGNVLDPAYNPTHDMLRALERAGVEHEFDGVDPDTGGTWDTWREGLRDFASRVFTDAGHGPREGHGPLDERYTAPATGSITTPHVDEDGIVTFETGTQFKDAKDVTVWANWAPNGAWFRVPMTKVGDRWRLQMGPLDGFYYYRYVVDGVDVKDPEDTVNTLTGVSPLFVPGETDRLLGDLPAEDRGNLEVLTYQSAVANEERKAYVWTPKGYDPDRAEPYPVLYLNHGGGQNYGDWVEVGRAPQILDHYIKDGAIVPMVVVMGNGNSPDFPAELMENLAPAARAEYNIADDAAGQAIAGLSMGAMNTLNTWLTRPGQFGWMGAFSGGLFFNTPQFDPAAVNAETRLARIYTGDKTDFTYQATMDLLDLLESNGIDHEFAGVTQGPHGFDVWSKNLIDLLPRLFRDPATTEGVELKAVVPEGQDGVLALSVAADSVTLDGPQNTGTALRFRGQLPAVTVVDSRSVSQAGVTGWAVTGQAYSFDSGSRLLDAKHLGWTPRVETPRAGIVAGDARATALTGGEGLVIPGRLASATPEGRLGTTTLGADLVLDVPVETMPGEYTGTLSLSLFPVD, from the coding sequence ATGGCACCACCAGCAGCAGCAGCCGAGGGCGTCGCGCCCGACCCGTGGGTGTCGGTGACACCCGAGGGGTACTACCGGTTCACCGCGCCGCAGGCGGTGGTCCACGAGCTCGTCGGCGGCACGCCGCAGGTCGTGGAGCTGCAGGGCAACATCGGCCCGGCGGGCACGTGGTCCGACCTGGCCATGGACCCCAGCGGCACGGACTACCCGACGCAGGTCGGGATCCTGGACCCGGGCCTGTACTACTACCAGTACACGGCGACGTTCCCGGACCGCACCAAGAAGTCCTTCCGCAACCCGGACACCCCCGTGACGATCGCGTCGAAGCCCACCTGGAGCACGTTCTTCGTGCCCGGGCCGTCGGTGCAGTGGATGGCCGACGTCCCGAACGGCGGTGCGGTCACGGAGCTGACGTGGGAGAGCCCCGTCTCCGGTGACGAGCGCACGTCGCTGGTCTGGACGCCGCCCGGCTACGACGCCGAGCGCGAGGATGCCTACCCGGTGCTCCACCTGCTGGCCGACACGGGCCAGTCCGCGGACGAGTGGACCGAGCTGGGCCGTGCGCGGCAGGTGCTCGACAACCTCGCCGCCGAGGGCGACCTGACGCCGATGGTCGTCGTGATGTCGCAGATCGGCGGCTCGGACCCGGGCGCCGACCTCCTCGACGGCGTCGCCGCGGCCACCCGCGACGCGTACCACGTGTCGCAGGAGGACCAGGCGCTGGCCGGGATCGGCGCCGGCGCCCAGCAGGCGCTGACGGTGCTGCGCACCGACCCCGGCGTCTTCCGCGAGGTCGCGTCGTTCTCGGGGCGCCTCACGGGATCGATCAGCGCCACGACGGCGCGTGAGATCAACGAGGGCACCGACCGGCTGCGCGTCTACGTCGGCAACGTGCTCGACCCCGCCTACAACCCGACGCACGACATGCTGCGGGCACTGGAGCGCGCGGGTGTCGAGCACGAGTTCGACGGCGTCGACCCCGACACCGGCGGCACGTGGGACACGTGGCGCGAAGGGCTGCGGGACTTCGCGTCGCGCGTCTTCACCGACGCCGGCCACGGCCCGCGCGAGGGTCACGGCCCGCTCGACGAGCGCTACACGGCGCCCGCCACCGGGTCGATCACCACGCCGCACGTGGACGAGGACGGCATCGTCACCTTCGAGACGGGCACGCAGTTCAAGGACGCCAAGGACGTCACCGTGTGGGCCAACTGGGCCCCCAACGGTGCGTGGTTCCGCGTGCCGATGACGAAGGTCGGCGACCGCTGGCGGCTGCAGATGGGCCCGCTCGACGGGTTCTACTACTACCGGTACGTGGTCGACGGGGTCGACGTGAAGGACCCCGAGGACACGGTCAACACCCTCACCGGTGTCAGCCCGCTGTTCGTCCCGGGCGAGACCGACCGCCTGCTCGGGGACCTTCCTGCGGAGGACCGCGGCAACCTGGAGGTCCTGACCTACCAGAGCGCCGTCGCCAACGAGGAGCGCAAGGCGTACGTCTGGACGCCGAAGGGCTACGACCCGGACCGCGCCGAGCCCTACCCCGTGCTGTACCTCAACCACGGTGGCGGGCAGAACTACGGCGACTGGGTCGAGGTGGGCCGCGCGCCGCAGATCCTCGACCACTACATCAAGGACGGCGCGATCGTCCCGATGGTGGTCGTCATGGGGAACGGCAACTCGCCGGACTTCCCGGCCGAGCTCATGGAGAACCTCGCACCCGCCGCGCGGGCCGAGTACAACATCGCGGACGACGCGGCCGGCCAGGCCATCGCCGGGCTGTCGATGGGCGCCATGAACACGCTCAACACGTGGCTGACCCGCCCGGGCCAGTTCGGGTGGATGGGCGCGTTCTCCGGCGGCCTGTTCTTCAACACCCCGCAGTTCGACCCCGCCGCCGTCAACGCCGAGACCCGCCTGGCGCGGATCTACACCGGTGACAAGACCGACTTCACGTACCAGGCGACGATGGACCTCCTGGACCTCCTGGAGTCCAACGGGATCGACCACGAGTTCGCCGGCGTCACGCAGGGCCCGCACGGGTTCGACGTGTGGTCGAAGAACCTGATCGACCTGCTGCCGCGCCTGTTCCGCGACCCGGCCACCACCGAGGGCGTCGAGCTGAAGGCCGTCGTGCCGGAGGGCCAGGACGGCGTCCTGGCGCTGTCGGTCGCGGCCGACAGCGTCACGCTCGACGGGCCGCAGAACACCGGCACCGCGCTGCGGTTCCGGGGCCAGCTGCCCGCGGTGACGGTCGTCGACTCCCGCTCCGTCTCGCAGGCGGGGGTCACGGGGTGGGCGGTCACCGGCCAGGCGTACTCGTTCGACTCCGGCTCGCGTCTGCTCGACGCGAAGCACCTGGGCTGGACGCCGCGTGTCGAGACCCCGCGTGCGGGGATCGTCGCCGGTGACGCCCGCGCCACCGCGCTCACCGGCGGCGAGGGCCTCGTCATCCCGGGGCGTCTGGCGTCGGCCACGCCGGAGGGCCGTCTCGGCACGACGACGCTGGGCGCGGACCTCGTGCTCGACGTCCCGGTCGAGACGATGCCCGGCGAGTACACGGGCACGCTCAGCCTGTCGCTGTTCCCCGTCGACTGA
- a CDS encoding sigma-54-dependent transcriptional regulator, producing MAWFRVAAPCRPATRARLTAAGLRDADAADADGRAVAADEPGVVLLTDPHAAPDPARLADSPGRVLVALAPGVDVDPWSLLACGAADVVHLTGDDLRPVLDRLRRWQDVDELVRAEARRAGAIGTSSAWRLFLRDLVEVARWSTAPVLLLGETGAGKEVAAHIVHRVDLRRREHELVLLDCTTVVPTLSGSEFFGHEKGAFTGATTAHEGAFARADGGTLFLDEVGELPAALQAALLRVVQEGTYQTVGGTRRRRTDFRLVAATHRDLRTEGFRADLYHRLAATTLRVPPLRERPDDVLPLFRHFLAEQRLGGDVAAVRAAVRHRPSVEAGSDEAEDAPEVSREVADALRGHDWPGNVRELRQLAARVAARHVGDGPVTPGDLPPEDRPVRAVTAPAVTAPAVTAPAVTAPTVTAPAVTAPHPSSLTAGTPWESGLESAVREALSAGVGLQELKARTADVATRVALDVGGGTVAAARLLGVSRRALGYRTAARARPQPTDPSSDASS from the coding sequence ATGGCGTGGTTCCGCGTCGCAGCGCCCTGCCGCCCTGCGACGCGTGCCCGGCTGACGGCAGCGGGCCTGCGCGACGCGGACGCGGCGGACGCCGACGGACGAGCGGTCGCGGCCGACGAGCCCGGCGTCGTGCTGCTGACCGACCCGCACGCGGCACCTGACCCGGCGCGGCTCGCCGACAGCCCCGGCCGGGTCCTCGTGGCCCTCGCACCCGGCGTCGACGTCGACCCGTGGTCGCTGCTCGCGTGCGGGGCGGCGGACGTCGTGCACCTCACCGGCGACGACCTGCGGCCCGTGCTCGACCGGCTGCGCCGGTGGCAGGACGTCGACGAGCTCGTCCGTGCGGAGGCCCGGCGGGCAGGTGCGATCGGCACGTCGTCGGCCTGGCGGCTGTTCCTGCGGGACCTCGTCGAGGTGGCGCGCTGGTCGACCGCGCCCGTGCTGCTGCTGGGGGAGACGGGCGCCGGCAAGGAGGTCGCGGCGCACATCGTGCACCGCGTGGACCTGCGACGACGCGAGCACGAGCTCGTCCTGCTGGACTGCACGACCGTCGTGCCGACGCTCTCCGGCAGCGAGTTCTTCGGGCACGAGAAGGGGGCCTTCACGGGTGCGACGACGGCCCACGAGGGCGCGTTCGCGCGCGCTGACGGCGGCACGCTCTTCCTCGACGAGGTCGGTGAGCTGCCCGCGGCGCTGCAGGCCGCGCTGCTGCGCGTCGTGCAGGAAGGGACCTACCAGACGGTCGGCGGCACGCGGCGCCGCCGCACGGACTTCCGGCTCGTCGCCGCGACCCACCGCGACCTGCGGACCGAGGGGTTCCGCGCGGACCTGTACCACCGGCTGGCGGCCACGACGCTCCGGGTCCCGCCCCTGCGCGAGCGCCCCGACGACGTGCTGCCGCTGTTCCGGCACTTCCTCGCCGAGCAGCGGCTCGGCGGTGACGTCGCAGCGGTGCGCGCGGCGGTACGCCACCGGCCGTCGGTCGAGGCCGGGAGCGACGAGGCAGAGGACGCCCCCGAGGTGTCGCGCGAGGTCGCGGACGCGCTGCGCGGCCACGACTGGCCGGGCAACGTGCGCGAGCTGCGGCAGCTCGCGGCGCGGGTGGCCGCGCGGCACGTCGGCGACGGTCCCGTGACGCCGGGCGACCTGCCCCCGGAGGACCGTCCCGTCCGGGCCGTCACCGCGCCGGCCGTCACCGCGCCGGCCGTCACCGCGCCGGCCGTCACCGCGCCGACCGTCACCGCGCCGGCCGTCACCGCGCCGCACCCGTCGTCCCTCACCGCTGGGACCCCGTGGGAGTCCGGGCTCGAGAGCGCGGTGCGGGAAGCGCTGAGCGCGGGCGTCGGCCTGCAGGAGCTCAAGGCCCGCACGGCCGACGTCGCCACGCGCGTCGCCCTCGACGTGGGCGGCGGCACGGTCGCCGCCGCCCGGCTGCTCGGCGTGAGCCGCCGCGCGCTCGGCTACCGCACGGCGGCGCGGGCCCGTCCTCAGCCGACGGACCCCAGCTCGGACGCGAGCTCGTAG
- a CDS encoding amidohydrolase family protein — MIVDAHCHAGLGDVMPDPLGDDRPDAALHRYAVRARRAGVDHTLLMAPPSDDYPAANRRVARIVAADPRRWTGVVFVGTRPDAGRIGAMVTTAVDAWGFRAVKVHWRDGPMTDEVARVADARALPVVHDPGGDVDQVAHFATRWPDVAWVVPHLSSFADDWRAQTRFADLLVRLPNVHTDTSGVRYVDVLLDAVRRAGAHKVLLGTDGPYLHPAAELAKVRALPLAREDLALVLAGNVRRLVAAVRRAPATTPVPV, encoded by the coding sequence ATGATCGTCGACGCCCACTGCCACGCCGGCCTGGGCGACGTCATGCCCGACCCGCTGGGCGACGACCGCCCCGACGCCGCGCTGCACCGGTACGCCGTCCGCGCCCGGCGCGCCGGCGTCGACCACACGCTGCTCATGGCCCCGCCGTCGGACGACTACCCCGCCGCCAACCGGCGGGTCGCCCGCATCGTGGCCGCCGACCCGCGCCGGTGGACGGGTGTCGTGTTCGTCGGCACGCGCCCCGACGCGGGCCGCATCGGGGCCATGGTCACCACGGCCGTCGACGCGTGGGGGTTCCGCGCGGTCAAGGTGCACTGGCGCGACGGCCCGATGACCGACGAGGTCGCCCGCGTCGCCGACGCCCGCGCGCTGCCCGTCGTGCACGACCCCGGCGGCGACGTCGACCAGGTCGCGCACTTCGCCACGCGCTGGCCCGACGTCGCGTGGGTCGTGCCGCACCTGTCGTCGTTCGCCGACGACTGGCGCGCGCAGACCCGGTTCGCCGACCTGCTCGTGCGGCTGCCCAACGTCCACACCGACACGTCCGGCGTCCGCTACGTCGACGTGCTGCTCGACGCCGTGCGGCGTGCGGGCGCCCACAAGGTGCTGCTCGGCACCGACGGGCCCTACCTGCACCCGGCGGCCGAGCTCGCGAAGGTCCGCGCGCTGCCGCTCGCGCGCGAGGACCTCGCCCTCGTCCTGGCGGGCAACGTCCGCCGGCTCGTCGCCGCCGTCCGCAGGGCGCCGGCCACCACCCCCGTCCCGGTGTGA
- a CDS encoding aminotransferase class I/II-fold pyridoxal phosphate-dependent enzyme — protein sequence MLDLTSSLFLGLHHPAGDRAGWTSLTTGRAAALDEPVAARRVAARVAARLGAPAGIVHRSALHALVDVVDVLAPSAVLVDAGAYPLVRLAAGATAPVVRAFGHHDVDDVARLLAGEGAGHGRGARTGRRPVVVTDGWCAACNRPAPLAALERVVRAAGGTLVVDDTQAFGVLGPGGSGTWRWAGGRPVGAVQVVSLAKGLGAPLTVTTGPRDVVARLAVHGTRWHASPPTAADLRAADRATDPAGGPVLARRRRRLWWLVRALRAGLRRLGLAVVGRPFPVVHARVPDPARVARVLRGRGVRALVLAPACLPGPVLTFVVTAEHAPADVEHVLAALRGAVPGTGLPTVPTAVPR from the coding sequence GTGCTCGACCTGACGTCCTCGCTGTTCCTCGGCCTGCACCACCCGGCAGGCGACCGCGCCGGGTGGACGTCCCTGACGACGGGCCGTGCGGCGGCGCTCGACGAGCCGGTGGCCGCCCGCCGGGTCGCCGCACGCGTCGCGGCCCGGCTCGGGGCTCCCGCCGGCATCGTGCACCGCTCGGCGCTGCACGCGCTCGTCGACGTCGTGGACGTGCTCGCACCGTCGGCGGTGCTGGTCGACGCGGGGGCGTACCCGCTGGTCAGGCTCGCGGCGGGTGCGACGGCGCCGGTGGTCCGCGCGTTCGGGCACCACGACGTCGACGACGTCGCGCGGCTCCTCGCGGGCGAGGGCGCGGGGCACGGGCGGGGCGCGCGTACCGGGCGGCGGCCCGTCGTCGTGACGGACGGCTGGTGCGCCGCGTGCAACCGGCCCGCGCCGCTCGCCGCGCTCGAGCGCGTCGTGCGCGCGGCGGGCGGCACGCTCGTCGTCGACGACACGCAGGCGTTCGGGGTGCTCGGCCCCGGCGGGTCGGGCACGTGGCGCTGGGCCGGTGGGCGGCCCGTCGGCGCGGTCCAGGTCGTCTCGCTGGCGAAGGGCCTCGGGGCGCCCCTGACCGTGACGACCGGGCCGCGGGACGTCGTCGCGCGCCTCGCGGTGCACGGCACGCGGTGGCACGCGAGCCCGCCGACGGCCGCCGACCTGCGGGCCGCGGACCGCGCGACCGACCCCGCGGGCGGCCCGGTGCTGGCACGGCGCCGGCGTCGCCTGTGGTGGCTGGTCCGCGCGCTGCGCGCGGGTCTGCGGCGGCTGGGGCTCGCGGTCGTGGGGCGCCCGTTCCCCGTCGTCCACGCGCGCGTCCCCGACCCGGCACGGGTCGCACGCGTGCTGCGCGGGCGCGGCGTCCGGGCCCTCGTCCTGGCCCCGGCGTGCCTGCCGGGGCCCGTCCTGACGTTCGTCGTCACCGCGGAGCACGCCCCGGCCGACGTCGAGCACGTCCTGGCCGCCCTGCGCGGCGCCGTGCCGGGCACCGGCCTGCCCACCGTCCCGACGGCGGTGCCGCGATGA
- a CDS encoding RNA polymerase factor sigma-54 has translation MEPVHGPATEHGLEQHATLTTVARQLLDVLAATQADVDADVDARVADNPALVRGTPRRCRWCASTLHRGRCPTCSGSGADLRSQDPAAPADERDRVRRDARALVPPGAEDDVDAAVALLDDRGLLPSDAPDPPAPRLAAALAAVRAVAPPGTAERGLRASLVAQARWHVRHGAPDLALVLVRDHLPRIGTPDLARDVGASPAALEAAMHVVRRLTPAPLPRGASDGPATPPDVVVREVDGRLVVDALGPEDLGIRLDDELTALPLDAAAAAWRDAHVSAARQLVYLLGRRADTLRRVTAVAVEVQEGFVRHGPSAHQPLTRAQVAARLGLHASTVSRVVAGAVVALPGRRVLPLADLFGTSLAARDAVAALFASDDPPHTDAEAAERLAARGIRVARRTVAKYRATPSTAR, from the coding sequence GTGGAGCCGGTCCACGGCCCGGCGACGGAGCACGGGCTGGAGCAGCACGCCACGCTGACCACGGTCGCGCGGCAGCTGCTCGACGTGCTCGCCGCGACGCAGGCCGACGTCGACGCGGACGTCGACGCCCGGGTGGCCGACAACCCGGCGCTCGTGCGAGGGACCCCCCGGCGGTGCCGCTGGTGCGCCTCGACGCTGCACCGCGGCCGGTGCCCGACGTGCAGCGGCTCCGGGGCCGATCTGCGCTCCCAGGACCCCGCCGCGCCGGCGGACGAGCGCGACCGGGTCCGCCGCGACGCGCGAGCCCTGGTCCCGCCGGGTGCGGAGGACGACGTCGACGCGGCCGTCGCGCTCCTCGACGACCGCGGCCTGCTGCCGTCCGACGCACCCGACCCGCCGGCACCGCGGCTCGCGGCCGCCCTGGCCGCTGTCCGCGCCGTCGCGCCCCCCGGCACGGCCGAGCGCGGGCTGCGCGCGAGCCTCGTCGCGCAGGCGCGCTGGCACGTGCGGCACGGCGCGCCGGACCTCGCGCTCGTGCTCGTCCGCGACCACCTCCCCCGCATCGGCACCCCGGACCTCGCGCGGGACGTCGGCGCGTCGCCGGCGGCGCTCGAGGCGGCGATGCACGTCGTGCGGCGCCTGACGCCCGCACCGCTGCCCCGTGGCGCGTCCGACGGCCCCGCGACACCGCCGGACGTCGTCGTCCGTGAGGTCGACGGGCGGCTCGTCGTCGACGCGCTCGGGCCGGAGGACCTCGGCATCAGGCTCGACGACGAGCTCACCGCCCTGCCGCTCGACGCGGCGGCGGCCGCGTGGCGCGACGCCCACGTCTCGGCGGCCCGGCAGCTCGTCTACCTGCTGGGACGGCGTGCCGACACGCTGCGCCGCGTCACCGCGGTGGCGGTGGAGGTGCAGGAGGGCTTCGTCCGGCACGGGCCGTCGGCGCACCAGCCCCTGACCCGCGCGCAGGTGGCCGCCCGCCTGGGGCTGCACGCGTCGACCGTCTCGCGCGTCGTCGCCGGGGCGGTCGTCGCGCTGCCGGGCCGCCGCGTGCTGCCGCTCGCCGACCTGTTCGGCACGTCCCTCGCTGCGCGCGACGCCGTCGCGGCCCTGTTCGCGTCCGACGACCCGCCGCACACCGACGCCGAGGCGGCCGAGCGTCTCGCGGCCCGCGGCATCCGCGTGGCCCGCCGCACGGTCGCGAAGTACCGCGCGACCCCGTCCACCGCTCGGTGA